TCCTCTCCGCTACCACCTGGTATTCAGTTGTCTTGACATCCAAAGGTGTTTCCTCAGCCTCATCACGCTCAAGATCAAATATTAGTGGAGGATCATGGACCTGCTGCTTTCCTGTTCCTCCACCGCATGCTTCTGCTGCACCTATAAAGAAACAGGAATACGTGCATTCCTCATAAGCCCCTTTTCCACCTACATTCAATTGAAGAGTGTTCTGAAACACTGCTGAGTTACTACTGTAGTTCAGGGTTtagaattatttaaataaatgcaaagaTAGTCATTTTTGCAAGATGATGCTTAAGGATGAGAATGAATCTGCTACAGTGTAGCCTTtagggttgtttttctttttgaaatatcTGTGTCTGCTGAGCAGGGCCACCAGTCTGGTACCACCATGATGACATTATGTAAACAATCCACCACAGTGGTAGGGCATAACAAGCAGCACTGCAAACATACGTGAATAAACACGTCATCAGCATTAGAGAAGTTCGTTTCTCAAGCTGTTGTAATAACATGACATGATGCCTGACTGTAGTGTAATGGCTTGTGGATGGTGGACACGCGTGCCCTCCATTTGACCAGTACCTGTGATGTAGAAAGCTTTGTGTTTCCCATTGCGAACTGTCTGAAGGTCACCAAACCTCCCTGCAGCACCACTGTTAGGGTGGAAGAGAAACTACAGAAAAGAAGGATTGATGTCTGCAGGCAACTCAAAAATACAACATCACTGTGAAAAGTACACTAGCAGGCCACTTGGTAATACACCTTGCTAATACCAGGCTGAACCCTCtttcagaagatgggtacatgTGGTCATAAAAGCATGGATATAGttagcaacaatactcaggtttTGGCATTTAAACGACTGGTACTCAATTGGTTCTCAGAGAATATAAGAAAGCATCCCTCACACTATTACACTACCAGCAACAGACTGAACCATGGACACAAGCCAGGATCGTTCTATACTTTTATTCTATTCAAGCCAAATTCTGACCCCGTatttagagatgctcttctgcataccccggttgtaatgagtggttatttgagttactgttatcTTCCCATCAGCTGGTCATTCTTCTTTGACCTATGTCATTGACAAAGCAGTGTTGACCAAAGAACTGTCGCTCACTGGATATTATATCCTTTTCCTGGACCATTCTTTGCAAACCCAAGAGAtggttgtgcaggaaaatcccagcagatcagctgtttcttaaatactcagaccagcctgacTGGCGCTAACAACTGCTGAACAGGTGTACGTAGCAAAGTGGCCAGCAAGTATATACAGCTAAATATAAAttcaaagtgatttttttttttacctcgtGGCCCAACTGTTCACCATTTAGGAGGATATTTGTGGCATCAATGCCATCATAACGTCTGTCAGAAGGGAGTGTTACCCCCGCCAGAGACAGAACAGTTGGGAAGATGTCCATACCACTGCACAAAGAGATAAGGAGTGAGTAAGCACTGTTTTTAATGGCTGGTAAAAGACTGTTGGGTGAGTCAGTAAACAAGGTTCTCCTGTACTCTTTGGCTTTATGACCGTGTAGGGTAGTCATATAATTTATAGGATCTATAAAATTGCTCATCTATATTCACAAATATATTGTATGCATATACCCATTTAAATGATATAAACTAGCCTGTGCATACTACTAAAGTGGTCCACCTGAGCAGGGCCGAGCTGGTGGTATTTGCAGGAATCCTTCCAGGCCAATAAGCCACTGTAGGCACTCTGTGACCACCCTCCCACGTAGTCTGCTTAGCTGAACCGCCACCTAGTACACaggcagaaaaaaattaaaatatgatgATGCAAAGCAATAAAGTGGACTTTACAGTGCCCAGAAAGTTCATTTTATTTACCTTTGCTGGTCTGCCATTTGCCTCTGAAGGGCCCTACGCTTCCTGCATACTGGCATTTCTGTTCCCATGGACCGTTGTCACCTATAAAGAGTGTGCACACAAGGCAAGACATTCAAGACAGTATTACAGGCTTTGTCAGAATATCAGACATGAATCCCAGTGACCAACCAGTGAACCAGATGAGTGTATTGTCTCTGTCTGTGGCATCAGAAGCATTCTTTATTGCCCCAACCAGACTATCCAGCTCTCGCAGACTGGCAGCATACACTCCACTATTTGGGTGATTATCAGTGGTAGGGGCATCTGGAGATAGTGGAGGGGCCAAGGGGACGTGCATATGAGCAAGTGCTATGTAGAGCAGATAAGGCTGTCCTTGCTCACTGAAAATACAATTAATAAAAGGAAACTGTGTCAAAAAATAAGGCTGGCGAATGCTgcattgaaaaaaataaactattggCTTACAAGCAGATTTGTATTAAAGCTAAATGACCTGACAAACTCTTCATTCACTGACTGCCAAATGCTATTTCAGACACTTGTCACAGCAACATAACAGTAATCCTGGACAAACACAGTTATGGGGTACTTGGAGAGCAGCCATCAGCTGTGTATTTCCTGCTGATGATGCCTCGGGATATCTGCCATGCTATTGTGCTGTGTTGTGCTTCTTTCATAGCTCCAAACCAGCTTCTACATCAGAATTACCCATTTTTACTcatgcttaaactgaaacaaaaacatgtctGTCAAAAAACAAGCAGTTCTGTGCTTGCAATTTAATTTTTCCATCCAAAACACAGCATTATCAACTTAAAAGAGCTTCActgatagaaaacaaaaacaaaacccttcTATGCCTTTACAGCTCATTACTTACAGTCACAGCTACACTCGTTCAAATGATGCAGTCATGTAACATAAAGGCATGTTGCCTTTCGCACACAGCTGCAAACAGCAGGGTCCAATTATGTCCTCCCACCCCTACATCACATAAATACATAGTTTGTGTTCAATAGTACTACCAGCACTCTTATCTCTTGCCGATACATTTGCAGAGTTTATATATGTAACATTGCCATATAGTGCATACAGCactgaatgtgttttttgttctgttcgTAAATATAATATAGCATCTTTCAAAAATATATACTCTACTGGAATAAGCTCTGTTAGCAGGTTATCCTGTTATTAACAATTTCCATCAGGAAAAATCATTCCACACAAACTTatcttaattcttcatggttcAGAAATCATAAAGCACACCAAAGAACCATACTAAAACATTGTTGTAATGTTCTTTCATTATGATAAACATGGACAACCTTGTAAACTGCAgcactttcttcttttctcatcCAAGGCAATCAACTACAGATGTTTGCAAGAGCTAGTACCTGTTTTCACCTGATTTTCCTGATCTCAACACCTTGTGTGTCGACAGAGGATCCACAGTACATGCATATCCTCAGGCAATAAAGCAACATTTTGAAACACTGCTCAGATCAAGCCGATGATAACAGCCTCACGTGGAATCATTCAAAGAGAATCATTTAATGCACagatattgtattgtattgttgtGGAAATAATGCGTGAAACTCAAAATCACATCAGATTTCACTTCTTAACtttcacacacacgcatattGTCTAAAGAAAGATGTAACACACCTATACCTGATAGATTTCACTGGCTGTAGGGAACTAGGGCTTTTTTGGCTCAGACACATGGTTGCAAAATAAGGCTCAGGAAACCCTGTGCTGCtttaatgtacattttttaCAGCATATTTGCACTACAGTAACCTTTCTAAAGTTAACACAGGTAACTCATGAGGTGCAAATATGTTTTTAGCTCATACAGGTCTGTACTGGGTTCTGTACTGTACCTTGCATTGTGTATAATCCTGAGTGCAGCAGACTTGTATTGCTCTGTTAGTGTCCACAGGTCAAGCGGCTGCTCCACAATACTGCTATTTTCAATCAGAGGAAGGCCGATTCTGGAATAACAACCTCCATGTATGTTCCTCTTCAATCTAgagcacaaaaacaataaattgtAATAAAACTACATTTGGCTTGGTGAGGCCTTGGAAGAAAGGACTTGTATCCATGCATACTTGTTATAgtataggaaaaaaatatatatacttctaataaataaatagctaCTTGCAAAGTTTTGCTAGTCACTGTGCAACCTATACTTTCATTATTGTGTGACACTGTCACAGTACTACACCTGATCACTTGTGGTCCATATGAGTCACAGGGGAGGCACTGGGGCAGGTTATATCCTGGGATATCAGTACATCCCATGTCATTACTGAAGGGAATACCTAAGTAGTAGTCAAAACCTGCACAAGCGATATAGAAAATATTGCAAATATTAATCAAAGTATCAGCGTGTTATCACCTTACCATAAAAAAGGTCTTATCTCTCAACTCTCTACATGTGTCCTTATGGTAACTAGAGTAGTCAGGTATTTTTCCCTGCACTACCTGTTTATACCTGCCTGAGCACAAGGCCAGTCAGTGCTTTAAAGATGCTGATGTGAAAGTTTTGTGGTTGTGGTGCAGGGAAGGGGATGGGACGGGGGCAGTTGTAAGTCTGGCCTGTGTGTTGTCAGGTGCAAATATGTTGTCTCACTAGACACAGCTGGTTGGAGGACGTGATTAGTGACCCTGTGCAGTCTGCGTCCTGCAGTGAGGCCGGCAAATGTTTCACAGATACCAAACAACAAAACTTAAGTGGAAAGATACAGCATTGTGCAACAGGAAAACTGTCTACATTAACCCACTGATCACTGTTTTatgtgaaacacacaaaaagtatTGAATGCTCAACCGATAGATAAATACctgcacatttattttttcagcatTTCTTCTGGCTGTACTGCTGCCATTTTGCTAACTCTTAGCAGCTGACTGTAAACTCTTTGCAGTTTTCTAGCTGGATTGGTCACTagcaaatgtaaatattacCTCCATCTCTCTTAGACTTAATTATATCTTATACTTCTATGCATTCTCAAAGTATAGAGTAGCTTGTGGTTTCCACTTAAAACATACAATTTACTGTGATTTAGAACAGATTTTATGAAAActtatcagcacatttaaataaaattgcgTATCAAATTGTGTATCAAAGGTTTAAATATTGAAGTGACAAAAGCAAAAGTCTAATATACTGTCATGGTCAAAGAAAGCACAGTATCTGTCGTTTCAAAGGTTTTAAAGGTAGCATGGTTTAGTTTTGTGATGTTAAACGTGAACAAAGCACAAGACTTCTGCATTGATGTACCAAACTATTCTAGAgtgaaatgtgaggccatctgtctgacagattGTCCAACGCATTACAGTGATCCCAAATGTAGCAGCATATCCACAACAGAATgactgacaaagaaaaaatcACGATGTTATAATGGCCCAGTCAAattccagacctcaacctgactaaAATACTATGTTGGGGCATTaaaagagctgtgcataaacctCAGCAACCTTTGAAAGATGAGAGGGAAGACAACATGGGGGACAAAGTCACacataaaatgaatatttaaagttACTGCTGCTAAAGGTGATTCTACAAGCTATTAAACCATGGACTgcacttattttttaaacactgcTTCCACATTTTGGctcagtttttgttaaataaataatgacacagtgCAATATatcattatattattttattatattatattattatacttATATTTTGCACGTAAATAGTTCTTATCTAAAACTAACTGCTATTTTTTTCCACTACATTTTGGTAAGCTGAAGTTGACAGACGCTATGCTTAAATGTCAGTCCCACATACCTCTGTTAGTTGGACTGTATAGTCCATTGTGTCCGAGATGCCATTTCCCGATCATGGCAGTGTGATATCCTGCCTTCTGTAGTAGCTGAGGTAAGGTAACTTCAGTCAGAGGCAGACCAGCCAGAGAATTCACCCCGAAGTTGTGAGTCACCCCGTTTCTTAGGCCATAACGACCTGTCAGGATAGCAGCACGGGACGGAGAGCATGTTGAGGCTGGGGAGTGGAAGTCGGTCATTCTGGagaattaaaaacataaaaaatacattatcATCATATcatcctgtgtttttgtgttattcTTGAATTTTCGGTTTGGTTTTCATTATTATTCTAGCCACATCAAGCTTCACTTTTGCTTTATTTCACTGTCATTTTAGTGAAATTTTCTTGGAAAATCACTGACTTCTGATTGTATTATTCTATTTCCCAGACTGTGTtccctgttttgtttatgtatCTGTGCTTTATAACTTTCATTGTCTCTTTCATCTTGGTTAATGTGCAGGAGTCTTCTTGTCTCAATGTTATCTGACTTTTGGTTATTGCCAGGTTTCCATTGGAGAGTTCTTTTCAGTGTCTAGTTCTAGTTATCCTGCATGGCTTTGTGACTGTATGCATCTCTCATACTGACGCCTCTTGATATGAACTGTTTCCTTGTGTGTTCTGCTCTGTGTTATCTGTGTAAATACATGATCAAGATGCTTTTATGTcctgtgtttcatgttttctggATTTCTGTTTGCTCCAGTGTTGCCTGATGCCTTCTGTcatgctttgttgttgttgggctTTTTGTTCCTTTTCCCATGGTCTGTGTGAGTACTTTGTCTTTAAAAGGACTCACAAATAAAGGCTCCACTTGTAACTTAACTTCCTGCCTCAAAGTCTTCCTCTAACATAATATCCCATATATTTTCTCTATGGACTTCAGGTCGAGCAAACTGGCTTGCTAATCAAACACAGTAATAACATGATCAACAATTTATTTGGTAGTAGTTTTGGCATTGCTACTGTGATGGCCAAACCCATGGCCACACTCTAAAGTTGGTAACTCTTgtgtattttcatttcttcatttgaaCACAATAACACACTTTAGTTTCCAATAAGTTTATTGATTGGTTTGGATATATTTGTTCCATTTGTAAGCGTGCACATTTAGGTTATGTATTCATACCAGTTCATtattttgtttgatttctgactaacctttgtttcttttactaCTTACCTGCCATCATCCCTGGTTGGGAGTTGCCGGACAAAAGGTGATTGGCAGGGTTTGAAACCACTAAATACAAAGAGGGATAATTGGACCGCACCACCACTTCCTGCTGAAGGGGAGaatgtgtattttctttaatttaaaaaagctttTGTATTTGATTAGATATTTGAGTTTAGGGTTCACtggttttgattttcttctttggtgtttAGTGTATAAACAAACCAGGCGGTACTGCATCATTTTTGTGGTTTAtgattgtgttttgtttagttaCCCCTCGTGTGTCATAGTGGCCTGATCagccattatatatacccttgtgtgtcatttcctgtttaggTCAGTTATGTTTTTTTGGGCAGTTGCTTAGTTTGTTAAGTTTGCAGTCTTTGCCTGAGTTTcgttttgtttctttgatctcttttatgagctcaacatttgtcatttttgtaaatataatttttgggGTTAAATAAATGGAAACCCTATTTTTCTAATCATTCCTGtgactcctcctgttttttcaACTTGGTCCATCACAGTTGTGCTATGCCTTGCTGGAAAAGGAAATCAGCATCTCCATAAAGAATGTCAATAGATGGAGGGCTCAAAAATGACTAAGCTGATTGTGGATTTCATCAAACACACTGCACCATCCGCCACCCATATGAGAAGATAGTATGGCACTCAAAATCACAGACTCTCACCAGACTTGTACTCTCTCTGATGTTCCTCAGGAATGTAGGTCCTTGATTTCTAAGTGAAATATGTACTTTTGTTAAAAAGAGAACGTTGGACCACTGAACAACAGTCCACTTACTTTTCCCCTGAGCTCAGATAAGATTAGACTTAATTAGAAATGCAAAGGTCACAGCCCTTTTTCAGAAGACATCAATGTGTGCTGCCTCTTGATGCACTGACAATATCCTCACTCCACTACTTTTGAAGTTCTGGAGCTTGGAgccatccctgttgcttgtaCATCTTTTCCTGTCACACTAATTATTAACTAATTGTGGTAGTGTGGTTAATAATAattacttattattaatctctagcTCAGTTCCACAGCGTGCCTTCATCCTGTGTTGCTCACCTCAAACCCAACCAGTCGtgacagatggccgcccctccgtGAGCCTAGCTCTGctagaagtttcttcctgttaaaagagcatgtttccttcccactgttgccaaagtgcttactTAATTGAATTGTCCCCTCCAGTCCACCTTCCATTAATATTCTTTGATACAGTACCCTGTGAACACCAAGTTTTTTCAGCAGTGACCTTCTGTGGCTTACTCTCTTTATAGAGGGTATTGATGATTGTCATCTGATGTGGACAGCTGTCAAAGCAGCAGTATTCTCCATCACCGAGTTTACTAATACTGAACTATATATGCTGGTGTACTGTGCCTCAGATAATAGTATTGAAGTACTGACATCAAAAACAGCCAAGGGTAGAAACATCCGTCTGATACATAATgaatataaaataagaaaaggTTCATAGATCTGAATCAAATTTTGTACCGTAGTCCTTGCAGGGCCATCAGGTTGAGGTAAGGTGTGTTGTTTGCCCTCTCTTCGAGCTGATTAGCGTCCAGATCACCCCAGCCAATGTCATCTGCCAGTATGATGATGAAATTGGGTTTCTCTTTGGGTTTATCAGCTGTGGGTCCATGCTGGGACACTGTCTGGAGCAGCAGCCCAAATAACAGCATTGCAGCAAAAAGAAGCTGGGGTGTGGCCTCCGTCATTTTGaatcaaaacctgcaaaagattACTCGCAATTATAACCTTAATTCCCCAAAAAAGGGATGCtttgtaataataaaaacagaaagcaatGATCTACCAATCTAAAAAGCCCATATTTTAATCACAATAGAACAaatagaacaaagaaaacatagaaatattttacacaTACATATTGTTCAGTTTGAAATTTATAGCAGCGACACAGAGACTGAAAAGGAAGGAACAAGACTAAAAATCAATACTGGATGCTCGTGATGGCCTAATGTTCTAATTTTTTATCCATTATAGATATCTATGATGTGCTTCTTTGTTTATATCCTTAGGATGTAGTTTAGTtcttggttttggtttgtttacattctctttctttttgttatgtCTCCCTCTGCATTTCCTGTGACACCTAACACAGAGAACCCCTCCTTTTCTGTGTTCAGTGTTGTCCCGTtttagttacttcctgttttaattttgtaaatattgtccCACGTGTTTAGTTTTTGGCTTTACTTTCCCAAGTCTTGTTTCTGTGATTGGTCCCAACTACGCTCCCACCTGTTTCCTCTTCTCTAGTTACCTcttgtgtatttattgtctgAATGTCCCCTTGTTCCTTGTCATGTCTTCCCCACTTGGTAGTG
The Oreochromis aureus strain Israel breed Guangdong linkage group 8, ZZ_aureus, whole genome shotgun sequence DNA segment above includes these coding regions:
- the arsg gene encoding arylsulfatase G — translated: MTEATPQLLFAAMLLFGLLLQTVSQHGPTADKPKEKPNFIIILADDIGWGDLDANQLEERANNTPYLNLMALQGLRMTDFHSPASTCSPSRAAILTGRYGLRNGVTHNFGVNSLAGLPLTEVTLPQLLQKAGYHTAMIGKWHLGHNGLYSPTNRGFDYYLGIPFSNDMGCTDIPGYNLPQCLPCDSYGPQVIRLKRNIHGGCYSRIGLPLIENSSIVEQPLDLWTLTEQYKSAALRIIHNASEQGQPYLLYIALAHMHVPLAPPLSPDAPTTDNHPNSGVYAASLRELDSLVGAIKNASDATDRDNTLIWFTGDNGPWEQKCQYAGSVGPFRGKWQTSKGGGSAKQTTWEGGHRVPTVAYWPGRIPANTTSSALLSGMDIFPTVLSLAGVTLPSDRRYDGIDATNILLNGEQLGHEFLFHPNSGAAGRFGDLQTVRNGKHKAFYITGAAEACGGGTGKQQVHDPPLIFDLERDEAEETPLDVKTTEYQVVAERIARRREKLLWDIATDKSVSIADYRTDKSAAPCCDLTQTVCRCPRLG